A genomic window from Silurus meridionalis isolate SWU-2019-XX chromosome 21, ASM1480568v1, whole genome shotgun sequence includes:
- the xkr9 gene encoding XK-related protein 9, which produces MFTERASDMKAMAFSRFRWICTLIGLIFSVVDIVSDLLLSLQYFREGQYTWFALTLSFILVGSLCTQIFSYSWFRDDHEGEAENKKTSTTHMGLLHLLHMGFFTRYYDLLKKSFGCVWRAHSGNEPSNEMKLFGLAADLSMLRLMETFLESVPQLLLQTFIMLQHQRTSKLQYLSMVVSFLNVAWCTVDYWRCLRRSLPNTEEMPRGIPTAVYLLYKILTITARILSLTFLIMLTPWNILVLVFIWVVTTVWAHVVKTNFCTSLCMEELYRSIVGVVLVFTFFNIKGKNTKKEMSVYYVMSMLHNFSAPLLLFLFLPRTAESDFFLPVTFFILMSNLMGLGLLIVYYNTLHPRNQDESDAVDGMVPENINNSSTTGRLDRFITL; this is translated from the exons ATGTTCACCGAGCGTGCCTCTGACATGAAAGCAATGGCATTTAGTAGATTCCGTTGGATCTGTACTTTGATTGGACTCATATTCTCCGTGGTGGATATTGTATCTGATTTGTTGCTGAGCTTGCAGTATTTTAGGGAAGGACAATACACCTGGTTTGCTCTGACTCTATCATTTATTCTCGTCGGATCACTGTGCACTCAAATTTTCAGCTACTCTTGGTTTAGAGATGATCATGAAGGTGAGGCGGAGAACAAAAAAACGAGCACGACGCATATGGGCTTGCTCCATCTGCTTCACATGGGCTTCTTCACCAG ATATTATGACCTGCTGAAGAAGAGCTTTGGTTGCGTATGGAGGGCACACTCCGGTAATGAGCCGAGTAACGAGATGAAGCTGTTTGGTTTGGCGGCTGATCTGAGCATGCTGAGGCTGATGGAGACATTTCTGGAGAGCGTTCCTCAGCTCCTTTTGCAGACATTCATCATGCTGCAGCACCAACGCACCTCCAAACTACAGT ATCTTAGCATGGTCGTGTCCTTCCTAAATGTAGCCTGGTGCACCGTGGATTACTGGCGCTGTCTACGCAGATCGCTCCCCAACACTGAAGAAATGCCACGTGGAATTCCGACAGCCGTCTACCTGCTTTATAAAATCTTGACGATCACAGCCCGCATTCTGAGCCTCACTTTTTTAATCATGCTGACCCCCTGGAACATCCTGGTGTTAGTGTTTATCTGGGTAGTAACGACCGTGTGGGCTCACGTAGTAAAAACCAATTTCTGCACGTCACTGTGTATGGAGGAGCTTTATCGCAGTATTGTCGGGGTTGTTCTGGTTTTCACCTTTTTCAACATAAAAGGAAAGAACACCAAAAAAGAGATGAGCGTATATTACGTTATGAGCATGCTCCATAACTTCTCAGCTCCTCTTTTACTCTTCTTGTTCCTACCCAGGACTGCAgaatcagacttttttttacccgttacttttttcaTATTAATGTCTAACCTGATGGGACTGGGATTGCTGATCGTCTACTACAATACTTTACACCCGAGAAATCAAGACGAATCAGATGCCGTGGATGGAATGGTCCCAGAGAACATAAATAATTCCTCCACTACAGGTCGTTTAGACCGTTTTataacactgtaa
- the tram1 gene encoding translocating chain-associated membrane protein 1, protein MGIRKKNNKTPPVLSHEFIIQNHADIVSCVAMLFLLGLMFEITSKIAVLFITVQYNVTITANEGAEETPVNYFHNGLKDVATIFFYMLVAIIMHAIIQEYVLDKINRKMHFSKTKHSKFNESGQLSTFYMFSCLWGTSILVSENILSNPVSLWEGYPHTLMPFQMKFYYICQLGYWFHSLPELYFQKIKKEDIPRQLVYITLYTVHIAGAYILNLNRLGVLLLVLHYSVELLFHVSRIIYFSNEERQAGFSLWAVLFVLARLLTLSLSVLTVGFGLAGTERQGLDLAEGNYNVLFVRVTVLAAICLTQAFMMWKFINFQLRRWREHAQTSVSSKKKSSSSKGKSKKANGVNGSLSANGADSPRARKDKSS, encoded by the exons ATGGGAATCAGAAAGAAGAACAACAAAACTCCTCCAGTCCTGAGCCATGAGTTCATCATTCAGAACCATGCAGATATCGTGTCGTGTGTGGCCATGCTCTTCCTGCTGGGACTCATGTTCGAG ATCACGTCAAAGATTGCGGTTTTGTTCATAACGGTGCAATACAACGTCACgataacagcaaatg AAGGTGCCGAGGAGACGCCAGTGAATTATTTCCACAACGGCCTGAAGGATGTGGCCACCATCTTCTTCTACATGCTGGTGGCCATCATCATGCATGCCATAATCCAGGAGTACGTCCTCGAT AAAATCAACAGGAAGATGCACTTCTccaaaaccaaacacagcaaGTTCAATGAGTCGGGCCAGCTCAGCACTTTCTATATGTTCTCATGCTTGTGGGGAACCAGCATTCTGGTTTCT gagaacATCCTGTCGAACCCGGTCAGTCTGTGGGAAGGCTACCCGCACACGTTAATGCC GTTCCAGATGAAGTTTTACTACATCTGTCAGCTTGGTTACTGGTTCCATTCTCTTCCTGAACTCTACTTCCAAAAGATTAAGAAA GAGGACATTCCTCGTCAGCTGGTTTACATCACTCTGTATACGGTGCACATCGCGGGCGCTTACATCCTCAA TCTGAACCGTCTCGGAGTGCTGCTGCTCGTGCTCCATTATTCCGTCGAGTTGCTCTTCCACGTGTCTCGTATCATTTACTTCAGTAACGAAGAGCGACAAGCAGG gtTCTCATTGTGGGCCGTCCTGTTCGTCTTGGCCCGCTTGTtaactctgtctctctccgtCCTCACTGTGGGGTTCGGTTTGGCTGGAACTGAACGTCAGGGCCTCGACCTGGCCGAGGGAAACTACAACGTGCTGTTTGTGAG AGTGACCGTCCTGGCTGCGATCTGCCTCACTCAGGCCTTCATGATGTGGAAATTTATCAACTTCCAGCTGCGGCGGTGGAGAGAACATGCTCAGACCTCAGTGTCCTCAAAGAAAAAGTCTTCCTCCTCGAAGGGCAAGTCCAAGAAAG CCAACGGCGTGAACGGATCGCTGAGTGCCAACGGAGCGGATTCTCCCAGAGCCAGGAAGGACAAATCATCCTAA